The following proteins are encoded in a genomic region of Deltaproteobacteria bacterium:
- a CDS encoding ABC transporter permease: MPRLALRRLALTVPTMLAAATLVFLLVHLVPGDPVDVMLGESAAPADREALRRRLGLDRPVAVQYAAFLAGLARGELGRSLVHGTPVARLLAERLPATAELTFAALAVAVALALPLGLAAAARPGTWIDRGSVGLALLGVSVPSFWLGPMLIILFAIDLGWLPVSGRGTWAHLVLPAATLGFGMAAILTRMTRASVLDCLAEDYVRTARAKGVSRGRILARHALRNALAPVVTILGLQFGALLAGTVITETIFAWPGLGRLLIDAINQRDYPVVQGCILAIAAGFVVANALADVVNGWLDPRIGAAATRARS; this comes from the coding sequence ATGCCGCGACTCGCGCTCCGTCGTCTCGCGCTCACCGTCCCGACGATGCTCGCGGCCGCGACCCTCGTCTTTCTCCTGGTCCACCTCGTCCCCGGGGACCCCGTCGACGTGATGCTCGGCGAGAGCGCAGCCCCGGCGGACCGCGAGGCGCTCCGCCGGAGGCTCGGCCTCGACCGGCCGGTCGCCGTGCAGTACGCGGCCTTCCTCGCCGGGCTCGCGCGGGGCGAGCTCGGCCGCTCGCTCGTCCACGGGACGCCGGTCGCGCGCCTCCTCGCCGAGCGCCTCCCCGCGACCGCGGAGCTGACATTCGCGGCGCTGGCCGTCGCCGTCGCGCTGGCGCTGCCCCTCGGGCTCGCCGCGGCGGCGCGCCCCGGCACCTGGATCGACCGCGGATCGGTCGGGTTGGCGCTCCTCGGGGTCTCGGTGCCGAGCTTCTGGCTCGGGCCGATGCTCATCATCCTCTTCGCGATCGATCTCGGTTGGCTGCCGGTCTCCGGCCGCGGGACGTGGGCGCACCTCGTGCTGCCGGCCGCGACCCTCGGCTTCGGCATGGCGGCGATCCTGACGCGCATGACGCGTGCGAGCGTCCTCGACTGCCTCGCGGAGGACTACGTCCGCACCGCGCGCGCCAAGGGCGTGAGCCGCGGCCGCATCCTGGCGCGCCACGCGCTCCGCAACGCGCTCGCCCCGGTCGTGACCATCCTCGGCCTCCAGTTCGGCGCCCTCCTCGCCGGCACGGTCATCACCGAGACGATCTTCGCGTGGCCCGGCCTCGGCCGGCTCCTCATCGACGCCATCAATCAGCGCGACTACCCGGTGGTGCAGGGCTGCATCCTCGCCATCGCGGCCGGGTTCGTGGTCGCCAACGCGCTCGCCGACGTCGTGAACGGGTGGCTCGACCCCCGGATCGGCGCCGCCGCGACCCGCGCCCGCTCGTGA